In Aureibaculum algae, the following are encoded in one genomic region:
- the dprA gene encoding DNA-processing protein DprA — MKNEELLHLLALINANGVGDVMAKKLIAHCGSATAIFSENKQSLAKIQGVGTSITYALKDKTIFERAAEEIEFIENNNIQYSYFQDDDYPNYLKHCFDAPMFFFKKGNIDINNYKTISIVGTRQMTSYGKSVLEELIINLKEYNPVIISGLAYGVDIHAHKLALKHKLQTVGVLAHGLDRIYPTLHKKQADQMLKNGGLITDFWSKTNPDRENFVKRNRIVAGLSQATIVIESAEKGGSLITADIANSYNRDVFAIPGRITDAYSRGCNQLIKTNKAASLTSAKDIAYILGWEKDDEKKKAIQQQLFIELNDTEKQVYNYLLKEGKQQLDIIALHCNLPIFKIATLLLTLELKGVIKPLPGKIFEAI; from the coding sequence TTGAAAAACGAAGAACTACTTCATTTGTTAGCTCTAATTAATGCCAATGGCGTTGGTGATGTTATGGCTAAAAAATTAATAGCACATTGTGGTAGTGCAACAGCTATATTTTCAGAAAACAAACAAAGTCTAGCAAAAATTCAGGGCGTTGGAACTTCAATTACATATGCATTAAAGGACAAAACTATATTTGAACGAGCTGCAGAAGAAATTGAGTTTATAGAAAATAACAATATTCAATACTCCTATTTTCAGGATGATGATTATCCTAATTACCTTAAACATTGTTTTGACGCCCCAATGTTCTTTTTTAAAAAAGGAAACATTGACATTAACAATTATAAAACCATTAGTATAGTAGGTACGAGACAGATGACTAGTTATGGTAAATCTGTATTAGAGGAACTCATAATAAATTTAAAAGAATACAATCCTGTTATTATTAGTGGCTTGGCCTATGGTGTAGATATTCATGCACATAAACTAGCCTTAAAACACAAGTTGCAAACCGTTGGAGTTTTAGCCCATGGTTTAGATAGAATTTATCCTACCCTACATAAAAAACAAGCTGATCAAATGCTTAAAAATGGAGGTTTAATTACTGATTTTTGGTCAAAAACAAATCCTGATAGAGAGAATTTTGTCAAAAGAAATAGAATTGTAGCAGGGCTATCGCAGGCCACAATTGTCATCGAATCTGCTGAAAAAGGAGGTTCACTAATTACGGCTGATATTGCTAATTCTTACAACAGAGATGTATTTGCCATACCCGGAAGAATTACAGATGCTTATAGTAGAGGTTGCAACCAGTTGATAAAAACCAACAAAGCGGCTTCCTTAACTTCTGCTAAAGATATAGCCTACATCTTGGGGTGGGAAAAGGATGATGAAAAGAAAAAAGCTATTCAGCAACAATTGTTCATTGAACTGAATGACACTGAAAAACAAGTTTATAATTATCTTTTAAAAGAGGGTAAACAACAACTAGACATTATTGCATTACACTGTAACTTGCCAATTTTTAAAATTGCTACTTTACTATTAACATTAGAGTTGAAAGGGGTTATTAAACCGCTCCCAGGTAAAATTTTTGAGGCTATTTAG
- a CDS encoding ComEC/Rec2 family competence protein, translated as MKILKYIPAQLVFFLIIGIVLGFYIQLSLFLISAFLVFSILLLLITYLLSKKKENQYHYFTFCTYAVFILIGFASVTFKNPNVNEKNYLNHLSDNSNETELIIVDILKPNAYYDSYIAKVVSINGAQSVGKIKLNILIDSIKNDFSIDDKIMVFENFKEIDKPLNPFQFNYKNYLIKQQVHHQMTIYDGAIIPLNNNKTSLKGLAHSFRKKINSSLLDNGFEGDELAIINALLLGQRQEISKEIIENYQNAGAIHILAVSGLHVGIILLLLNFLFTPLERLKQGKIIKLSIVVLILWAFAFIAGLSASVIRAVTMFTAVAIALATKKEINTYKTLLISVFFLLLFNPFYLFEVGFQLSYLAVFFIVWVQPKLYNLWKPKYKVIDYTWQLFTVSIAAQLGVLPLSLYYFHQFPGLFFVANLIIIPFLGLILGFGIFVILLALLDILPNFIANVYEEVISILNATVGWIGKQESFLFQNISFTIISTILSYAVIITFFKWFETKNKSLLKYALIAVVLFQSNLILEKYNTQHGSEFVIFNKPRYSILLNRNGNKTSIEHNFDSIAHKGLIKDYLIGTNSKLESDENLIKNTYQFGAKRLIVIDSFSIYKNLNINPEIIWLRNSPKLNLDRLIDQMNPKTIIADASNYKNLVEQWQKTSKTNNIHFHYTVKDGAFMEKY; from the coding sequence TTGAAAATACTAAAATACATACCTGCACAACTTGTCTTTTTTTTAATTATTGGTATCGTGTTAGGATTCTATATTCAATTAAGTCTTTTTCTAATAAGTGCATTCTTAGTTTTTTCCATCCTATTGCTATTAATAACCTACTTACTTTCGAAGAAAAAGGAAAATCAGTATCATTATTTTACTTTCTGTACTTACGCTGTTTTTATCCTCATAGGTTTTGCTTCAGTTACCTTTAAAAATCCTAATGTAAATGAAAAAAATTATCTCAACCATTTGTCAGATAATTCAAATGAAACGGAGTTAATAATTGTGGACATATTAAAACCAAACGCTTATTACGACAGCTATATTGCTAAAGTTGTCAGCATTAACGGTGCTCAATCGGTAGGGAAAATAAAACTTAATATCCTTATAGATTCTATAAAGAACGATTTTTCCATAGATGATAAAATCATGGTTTTTGAAAATTTCAAGGAAATTGATAAACCTTTAAATCCATTTCAATTTAATTACAAAAATTATTTGATCAAACAACAGGTTCATCATCAAATGACAATTTATGATGGTGCCATAATACCCTTAAATAATAATAAAACATCTTTAAAAGGACTAGCACATTCCTTTAGAAAAAAAATAAATAGTTCATTACTTGATAATGGGTTTGAAGGAGATGAGTTAGCCATAATTAATGCATTACTGTTAGGGCAACGTCAAGAAATATCAAAAGAAATCATAGAAAATTACCAAAATGCTGGAGCCATTCACATTTTAGCTGTTTCAGGATTGCATGTTGGAATAATCTTATTATTGCTCAACTTTTTATTTACACCTTTAGAAAGACTAAAACAGGGCAAGATTATAAAATTAAGCATTGTTGTGCTCATTTTATGGGCATTTGCATTTATTGCGGGTTTATCAGCGTCAGTTATTAGAGCAGTCACAATGTTTACTGCAGTTGCCATAGCATTAGCAACAAAAAAAGAGATTAATACTTACAAAACCTTATTAATTTCTGTTTTCTTTCTGTTATTATTTAATCCTTTTTATCTTTTTGAAGTTGGTTTTCAACTCAGTTATTTAGCAGTGTTTTTTATAGTTTGGGTACAACCAAAATTATATAATCTATGGAAACCTAAGTATAAAGTAATTGATTACACTTGGCAACTGTTTACGGTTTCTATAGCCGCTCAATTAGGTGTTTTGCCTCTGAGTTTGTATTATTTTCACCAATTTCCAGGCCTGTTTTTTGTCGCTAACCTTATAATTATTCCCTTTTTAGGGCTAATTTTAGGATTTGGCATATTTGTAATTCTCCTCGCTCTGTTGGATATATTACCGAATTTCATTGCCAATGTATATGAAGAAGTAATCTCTATTCTTAATGCAACTGTGGGTTGGATAGGAAAACAAGAGTCTTTCTTATTTCAGAATATTTCTTTTACCATTATATCAACTATTTTAAGTTATGCAGTCATTATTACTTTTTTTAAATGGTTTGAAACTAAGAATAAATCACTTTTAAAATATGCTTTGATTGCCGTTGTACTATTTCAATCGAATTTAATTCTAGAAAAATACAATACCCAGCACGGATCTGAATTTGTAATTTTTAATAAACCGAGGTATTCCATTCTTTTAAATAGAAATGGTAATAAAACCAGTATTGAACATAATTTTGACAGCATAGCCCATAAAGGGCTTATTAAGGACTATTTAATCGGCACAAATTCAAAGCTTGAATCCGATGAAAATTTAATAAAAAACACCTATCAATTTGGGGCTAAAAGATTAATTGTAATTGACAGTTTTAGTATTTACAAAAATTTAAATATCAATCCAGAAATAATTTGGTTGCGAAACTCACCAAAGTTAAATTTAGACCGATTAATAGATCAAATGAATCCAAAAACAATAATTGCTGATGCCTCAAACTACAAAAACCTTGTAGAACAATGGCAAAAAACGAGTAAAACCAACAATATTCACTTCCATTACACCGTTAAAGATGGAGCATTTATGGAAAAATACTAA
- a CDS encoding murein hydrolase activator EnvC family protein, whose product MNLRVVLFIIISIFFTISSLGQSKSQLEKKRKQLQEEIKETQNLLFKSKKEAETLLSELDDLTKIISVRSRLIRTIDEEAEVLSEAIAKNEKEINSLEKNLSVLKKDYANMVVSSYKSKNKQSRLLFLLSSESFTQAYKRLQYIKQYATYRKQQGEQIKISANKLSVLTDSLRNKEDEKRLLIAMHTQQKDSIGREKNSQVRLVGKVKAKERKYIAQIKSKQAEERKIDRQVDKIIAAAIAKSNKGAGKKASSGFHLTPENKKLASNLVANKGKLPWPVKKGLIIRKFGTQKHPTMPGITINSSGIHIATEKGAKARAIFKGKVLSIQLQSGRKKMVLIQHGNYITAYKNLDDVLVKLGDNVDTGVEIGTIHTDAINGKTVLIFSFMKEIHPQNPESWIGKIL is encoded by the coding sequence ATGAACTTAAGAGTTGTCTTATTTATTATAATCTCCATATTCTTCACGATTTCTTCGTTGGGGCAATCGAAATCTCAATTAGAAAAAAAGAGAAAACAACTACAAGAAGAAATTAAAGAAACGCAAAATCTTTTATTTAAATCGAAAAAAGAAGCCGAGACCTTATTGTCTGAACTTGATGATTTAACTAAAATAATAAGCGTTCGTTCTCGCTTAATTAGAACCATTGACGAGGAGGCAGAAGTGCTGTCAGAAGCCATTGCAAAAAATGAAAAGGAAATCAATTCTTTAGAAAAAAATCTATCTGTTTTAAAAAAGGATTACGCCAACATGGTGGTGAGTTCTTATAAAAGTAAAAATAAACAAAGTCGCTTACTGTTTTTACTATCCTCAGAAAGTTTTACGCAAGCCTATAAACGTTTACAGTATATAAAACAATATGCTACTTATAGAAAACAACAAGGAGAACAAATAAAGATTTCTGCAAATAAATTAAGTGTCTTAACTGATTCTTTACGAAATAAAGAAGACGAAAAACGACTGCTTATTGCTATGCACACGCAACAAAAAGACAGCATTGGCCGTGAAAAAAACTCACAAGTAAGATTGGTTGGTAAAGTAAAGGCAAAAGAAAGAAAATATATTGCTCAAATAAAAAGCAAACAAGCTGAAGAGCGTAAAATAGACCGACAAGTAGACAAGATAATTGCTGCTGCCATTGCCAAGTCAAATAAAGGAGCTGGAAAAAAAGCATCTTCAGGCTTTCATTTAACACCCGAAAATAAAAAATTGGCTAGTAATTTAGTTGCTAATAAAGGTAAGTTGCCATGGCCAGTAAAAAAAGGTCTTATTATCAGAAAATTCGGAACTCAAAAACATCCTACCATGCCAGGTATCACCATTAACTCAAGTGGTATTCATATTGCAACAGAAAAAGGAGCCAAAGCTAGAGCTATTTTTAAGGGAAAAGTTTTGTCTATTCAATTACAATCTGGCAGAAAAAAAATGGTACTGATACAACATGGTAATTACATTACTGCATATAAAAACCTTGATGATGTATTGGTTAAATTAGGTGATAACGTTGATACTGGCGTTGAAATAGGCACAATTCATACGGATGCAATAAATGGCAAAACCGTTCTCATATTCAGCTTTATGAAAGAGATACACCCTCAAAATCCTGAATCTTGGATTGGTAAAATCCTTTAA
- a CDS encoding tetratricopeptide repeat protein translates to MTKWIRHIMVLIMMSFSFIGFTQNDSLAQVFLETKNVEELKKEQSDLDFEKYFFEALQQKAIGNFDQAIIALEKCQDIRSDDKALNFEFGKNYFELAKYTEAEAFVKSALKKDVNNLFMQILLRDIYNRQNNFKAALEVQKKIAERNANSELDLVILYIKNNQIEDAKKILLDLEKKGTLDENLLPFKESILSGSVSTPINESNDKNIENQSLTELKATYQSEKSFRVLKQLLIKLNDKEKYLELEKESATGTELFPAQPFVYLMNAKALNYTKKYDQALLKLEEGLDYIVDDAVLEADFYDQMGLSYKGLKNNVEASKNYNKATAIRQKKS, encoded by the coding sequence ATGACAAAGTGGATTAGGCATATCATGGTTTTAATTATGATGAGTTTTTCTTTTATAGGATTTACTCAAAATGATTCATTGGCTCAAGTATTTTTAGAAACAAAAAATGTAGAAGAGCTTAAAAAAGAACAAAGCGATCTAGACTTTGAAAAGTATTTCTTTGAAGCCTTGCAACAAAAAGCTATCGGTAATTTTGATCAAGCTATTATAGCTCTAGAAAAATGTCAAGATATAAGAAGTGATGACAAGGCTTTAAATTTTGAGTTTGGTAAAAATTACTTTGAACTCGCAAAATACACCGAAGCTGAAGCCTTTGTAAAAAGTGCTTTAAAAAAAGATGTAAATAATTTATTTATGCAAATTTTGCTTAGAGATATTTATAACCGTCAAAATAACTTTAAAGCAGCTTTAGAAGTTCAGAAAAAAATTGCTGAAAGAAATGCCAATTCCGAATTAGATTTAGTTATTCTGTATATTAAAAATAATCAAATTGAAGACGCTAAAAAGATTCTGTTAGATTTAGAAAAGAAGGGAACATTAGACGAAAATCTCCTACCCTTTAAAGAATCCATTTTAAGCGGCAGTGTTTCAACACCAATCAATGAATCTAATGACAAAAATATAGAAAACCAATCTTTAACTGAATTAAAAGCTACCTATCAATCTGAAAAATCATTTAGAGTGTTAAAGCAGTTATTGATTAAGTTAAATGATAAAGAGAAATATTTAGAGCTAGAAAAAGAAAGTGCAACAGGAACAGAACTTTTTCCTGCACAACCTTTCGTTTATTTAATGAATGCTAAAGCTCTTAATTATACCAAAAAATATGATCAAGCACTTCTTAAATTAGAAGAAGGATTAGATTATATAGTTGATGATGCTGTCCTTGAAGCTGATTTTTATGATCAAATGGGGCTGAGCTATAAAGGACTAAAAAATAATGTTGAAGCTTCTAAGAATTATAATAAAGCAACAGCAATAAGACAAAAAAAATCATAA
- a CDS encoding DUF4292 domain-containing protein — MLKNIAFIAIVMLSFSACKSKKITNTSENTALSSKRVIKNHYINSFDKKTINAKLKIKYKGKSNLPSVTGSLRLQKDETIWISLSKLGFSVGKVLITPNRVSFYEKINRTYFDGDFKLLSNFLGTELDFQKVQDLLLGQSLLDLKKESFDISFSEKNYQLKPKISNPLFDILFLINPINFKINSQQLNQKEENNTLVINYANYETIENEFFPREIYIIASDKKNTSTIDVDYKTVEFNKSLSFPFEIPKNYEKIELK; from the coding sequence ATGTTAAAAAATATTGCTTTTATAGCTATTGTTATGTTGTCATTTTCGGCGTGTAAATCAAAAAAAATAACGAATACATCGGAGAATACAGCCTTGTCATCTAAAAGAGTAATCAAGAATCATTACATCAATTCCTTTGATAAAAAGACCATCAATGCCAAGTTAAAAATTAAATATAAAGGAAAAAGTAATTTACCAAGTGTAACAGGTTCATTAAGACTTCAAAAAGATGAAACCATCTGGATTAGCTTATCAAAATTAGGTTTTTCTGTAGGTAAAGTATTAATAACTCCAAATAGAGTTAGCTTTTATGAAAAAATAAACAGAACCTATTTTGATGGTGATTTTAAGTTGTTAAGTAATTTCTTAGGTACCGAATTAGATTTTCAAAAAGTACAAGATCTTTTATTGGGGCAGAGTTTACTTGACCTAAAAAAAGAATCTTTTGACATCTCTTTTTCTGAAAAAAATTATCAGTTAAAACCAAAAATTAGCAACCCTTTATTTGATATTCTCTTTTTGATAAACCCTATTAACTTTAAAATTAATAGTCAGCAACTGAATCAAAAAGAAGAAAACAATACCTTGGTTATTAATTATGCCAATTATGAAACTATAGAAAACGAATTTTTCCCTAGAGAAATTTACATTATTGCGTCAGACAAAAAAAATACTTCTACCATAGATGTTGATTATAAAACCGTTGAATTCAATAAATCACTTAGTTTCCCTTTTGAAATACCAAAAAATTATGAAAAGATAGAACTGAAATAA
- a CDS encoding sugar phosphate nucleotidyltransferase encodes MKIIVPMAGIGSRLRPHTLTIPKPLTLIAGKPIVQRLVEDIAAVLKQDVEEIAFIIGPTFPKDTESKLLAIAKDLGAKGVVTVQETALGTAHAIQCAKESLNGPCVVAFADTLFKADFTLDENADGAIWVKQVENPSAYGVIKMQDGVITDFVEKPETFISDLAIIGIYYFKKGEILRNEIQYLLDNDIKDKGEYQLTDALENMKKKGMKFVPGQVDEWMDCGNKAITVETNGRVLQFAKQAGQNLVSTSVILENSEIIEPCYIGDNVKLINAKIGPNVSLGTNSVVENSTISNSLIQTNTTIKNATLDNAMIGNNVEYNGDFTSISIGDYSNLV; translated from the coding sequence ATGAAAATTATTGTCCCTATGGCAGGTATAGGTTCTCGCCTAAGACCTCACACTTTAACAATACCTAAACCTTTAACATTAATAGCCGGAAAACCCATTGTACAACGATTGGTTGAAGACATCGCTGCTGTTTTGAAACAAGATGTTGAAGAAATTGCTTTTATAATAGGTCCTACTTTTCCAAAGGATACTGAAAGTAAATTATTAGCTATTGCAAAAGACTTAGGAGCAAAAGGTGTGGTAACAGTTCAAGAAACAGCCTTAGGTACAGCTCATGCTATACAATGTGCAAAGGAATCTTTAAATGGTCCTTGTGTCGTTGCTTTTGCAGATACGCTTTTTAAAGCTGATTTTACACTTGATGAAAATGCAGATGGTGCTATTTGGGTAAAACAAGTTGAAAACCCTAGTGCTTATGGTGTTATAAAAATGCAGGATGGTGTTATTACTGATTTCGTTGAGAAACCAGAAACATTTATTTCAGATTTAGCCATTATAGGTATCTATTACTTTAAAAAGGGTGAAATTTTACGAAACGAAATTCAATATTTGTTAGATAATGACATCAAAGATAAAGGCGAATATCAGTTAACTGATGCATTAGAAAACATGAAGAAAAAAGGTATGAAGTTTGTACCTGGTCAAGTTGACGAATGGATGGATTGTGGTAATAAAGCAATCACCGTTGAAACAAATGGTAGAGTTTTGCAATTTGCTAAGCAAGCCGGACAAAACTTGGTATCAACATCTGTAATTTTAGAAAATTCAGAAATTATAGAACCATGCTATATCGGTGATAATGTAAAGTTAATTAATGCTAAAATTGGCCCGAATGTATCACTTGGCACAAATAGTGTAGTAGAAAATTCAACAATTAGTAATTCATTAATTCAAACAAATACTACGATTAAGAATGCAACTTTAGATAATGCAATGATTGGTAATAATGTTGAATACAATGGTGATTTCACCTCAATAAGCATAGGCGATTATTCAAATTTGGTTTAA
- a CDS encoding SPOR domain-containing protein, translating to MSSFVLPEVKRETLLKETPPIVARPVQLDAKRKKESNAFLKYAAIFVIGLSLLGLGVNSIYQKNLSEQQIIANQEQERETQTKIEKATFIVSEALPSLSVEVTLDKKPYHIIAGAFRYPENAQRLVNQLITSGYKAKILGVNKWGLTQVSYESYTEINDAINSLYRIRETEANAAAWLLTQDL from the coding sequence ATGTCTTCTTTTGTTCTACCTGAAGTAAAAAGAGAAACGTTACTTAAGGAAACTCCACCGATTGTTGCAAGACCAGTTCAGTTAGACGCAAAAAGGAAAAAAGAATCTAATGCGTTTTTAAAATATGCAGCTATATTCGTAATAGGGCTTTCTTTATTAGGATTAGGTGTAAATTCTATTTATCAAAAAAACCTTTCAGAGCAGCAAATTATTGCTAATCAAGAACAGGAGCGTGAAACGCAAACTAAAATTGAAAAAGCAACTTTTATTGTTTCTGAAGCTTTACCTTCATTAAGTGTAGAGGTAACGTTAGATAAAAAACCTTATCATATTATAGCGGGTGCTTTTCGTTATCCAGAAAACGCACAGCGTTTGGTTAATCAATTGATAACAAGCGGTTACAAAGCTAAAATTTTAGGTGTTAACAAATGGGGCCTGACACAAGTTTCTTATGAAAGTTATACCGAAATAAATGACGCTATCAATAGCTTATACAGAATTAGAGAAACGGAAGCCAATGCTGCTGCCTGGTTATTGACTCAAGATTTGTAA
- a CDS encoding acyl-CoA thioesterase, whose translation MKIKTPKESLTVLTDMVLPGETNSLHNLFGGELLARMDRACSIAAQRHSNRIVVTASVNHVAFNKAVPVGSVLIIESKVSRAFNSSMEVYADVWTEDRESGEKSKVNEGIYTFVAVDLTGSPVKVPVIKPETELEKERFEGALRRKQLSLILSGKMKPEEADELKALFG comes from the coding sequence ATGAAAATAAAAACTCCAAAAGAATCTTTAACGGTATTAACTGATATGGTACTGCCTGGAGAAACGAATTCTTTACATAACCTTTTTGGTGGTGAGCTTTTAGCAAGAATGGATAGAGCTTGTAGTATTGCCGCACAAAGGCACTCAAATAGAATTGTAGTAACGGCATCTGTAAATCACGTAGCTTTTAATAAAGCCGTACCAGTAGGTAGTGTGTTAATTATAGAATCGAAGGTTTCTAGAGCTTTTAACTCGTCTATGGAAGTTTATGCTGATGTATGGACAGAAGATCGTGAGAGTGGTGAGAAATCAAAGGTGAACGAAGGTATTTACACTTTTGTAGCGGTTGATTTAACTGGCTCTCCTGTAAAAGTACCTGTTATTAAACCTGAAACAGAATTAGAAAAAGAACGTTTTGAAGGAGCTCTACGCAGAAAGCAATTAAGTTTAATTTTGTCTGGTAAAATGAAACCTGAAGAAGCTGATGAGTTAAAGGCTCTTTTTGGTTAA